In Fimbriimonadales bacterium, a genomic segment contains:
- a CDS encoding ABC transporter ATP-binding protein → MIEATHASRWYGQVIGLNDVSCQIGTGITALLGQNGAGKSTFIKLITGQLRPTTGEIRVWGDTPFANVEIFRKLGYCPETDNFYEDMTGRQFVSLMGRMSGIPASRVHGATQEVLNLVGMSERADSKIASYSKGMRQRIKIAQALIHDPELLVLDEPLSGLDPVGRRHISDLLKELATKNKIIIVSSHILYEVEALTQNILLLHRGRLLARGDVREIRSLIDRHPHQIRLKVDEARRLGPLLIQLPSVLSLEFNRNDPTELNLRTTQPDAFYSQFADIVLDHRIEIKDFYSPDNDLEAVFGYLVEK, encoded by the coding sequence ATGATCGAAGCGACTCATGCTTCTCGATGGTATGGGCAAGTCATCGGACTGAACGATGTCTCGTGCCAAATCGGAACGGGAATTACTGCTCTTTTAGGGCAAAACGGAGCCGGGAAATCCACTTTCATCAAACTGATCACCGGACAACTTCGACCGACGACAGGCGAGATAAGAGTTTGGGGAGATACTCCTTTTGCGAATGTCGAAATCTTTCGCAAACTCGGATATTGCCCTGAGACAGATAATTTTTACGAAGATATGACCGGACGACAATTCGTCTCGCTCATGGGGAGGATGTCGGGGATTCCAGCATCGCGTGTTCATGGAGCAACACAAGAGGTTTTGAATCTCGTAGGGATGTCGGAGCGAGCAGATAGCAAAATCGCCTCTTACTCGAAAGGCATGCGACAAAGAATCAAAATCGCACAAGCACTCATCCATGACCCAGAACTCCTCGTTCTCGACGAACCGTTGAGTGGATTGGACCCAGTAGGAAGAAGGCACATTTCGGATTTGCTGAAAGAATTAGCCACGAAAAACAAAATCATCATCGTGAGTAGTCACATCCTTTACGAAGTCGAAGCGCTCACGCAAAATATCCTTTTGCTCCATCGCGGTAGGTTATTGGCGCGCGGTGACGTGCGTGAAATTCGTTCGCTCATCGACCGTCATCCTCATCAAATCCGTTTAAAAGTAGATGAAGCGCGCAGATTAGGACCTCTTCTCATCCAACTTCCTTCTGTGCTTTCCTTGGAATTCAACCGAAACGATCCGACAGAACTCAATCTTCGCACGACGCAACCCGACGCTTTCTATTCACAGTTCGCCGACATCGTCTTAGATCATCGAATCGAAATCAAAGACTTTTATTCGCCCGATAACGATTTGGAAGCGGTGTTCGGATATTTGGTGGAAAAATGA
- a CDS encoding ABC transporter permease codes for MSFLELYAWSFWENTRLRKTIAALLVSLVAPFFALLVRTLADDTNRSNTYSLIIQLGGYSFCLVILAILFASSIISSEVTAKTIPYLLTHPVPRAKLLLAKWLGATTLVTISMMFSAFLTALILYGGDFLNSQLQRDLIAIPIASITYCAVCSLLSVLLTRPVLPMVIYVFGLESWIWMLSGDVQKLSIMAHVRAIAGHTPVGASDVTEVIALLNPTTIGETTAWNTLILVTIISLTLGCVIFSKCEYIPKEEPT; via the coding sequence ATGAGTTTTTTAGAATTGTACGCCTGGTCTTTTTGGGAAAACACGCGCCTGCGTAAAACGATTGCAGCGTTGCTCGTAAGCCTCGTCGCTCCCTTTTTCGCTTTACTGGTTCGGACATTAGCGGACGACACGAATCGCTCGAACACTTATTCCCTGATTATTCAATTGGGAGGATATTCGTTTTGTTTAGTGATTTTAGCGATTTTGTTCGCCTCGAGCATCATTTCGAGCGAAGTTACTGCAAAAACGATTCCTTATCTTCTAACGCACCCCGTTCCGAGAGCAAAACTCCTTCTTGCAAAATGGTTAGGAGCAACGACCCTCGTAACGATCTCGATGATGTTTAGCGCGTTTCTCACGGCTTTGATATTGTACGGGGGGGATTTTCTTAATTCGCAACTCCAGCGGGATTTGATTGCTATTCCCATTGCTTCGATTACCTACTGCGCTGTATGTTCGTTGCTCTCCGTTTTACTCACGAGGCCTGTGCTTCCTATGGTAATTTACGTCTTCGGGTTGGAAAGTTGGATATGGATGCTTTCAGGCGACGTGCAAAAACTCTCCATCATGGCTCACGTTCGTGCAATTGCAGGACACACCCCAGTCGGAGCGAGCGACGTCACGGAAGTTATCGCGCTCTTGAATCCTACTACTATAGGTGAGACTACCGCTTGGAACACGCTAATTCTCGTCACGATAATTTCCCTCACCCTCGGCTGCGTTATTTTTTCAAAATGTGAATACATCCCAAAAGAAGAGCCGACGTAA
- a CDS encoding MBL fold metallo-hydrolase: protein MRILLTGTGAADGVPAMFADSEVSEYARTHGGKEMRLRASALVDDVLRIDFPADTLAQIHRFGLRAKDWKAILITHSHDDHLDVKELQYFLPPFVPLEIPRPVIYGNEAVLKVLGEMYGEGFQKKELKSFQKEEICGYEVIPIRAYHKLDEESLNFLIRKDGKTLLYATDTGYYQQETWDFLRDWKLDLAIMECTDGFAPTEYWGHLSCEDFLRVVEKMRQLGCVSEKTKFVTTHHAHAGMATHKALEEFFLPHGIDVGFDGMLLEI, encoded by the coding sequence ATGAGAATTCTTCTCACGGGTACAGGTGCTGCGGATGGAGTTCCCGCAATGTTCGCGGATAGTGAGGTTTCGGAATACGCTCGAACGCATGGCGGAAAAGAGATGCGTTTGCGTGCGAGCGCTTTGGTGGACGATGTGCTTCGCATAGATTTTCCAGCGGATACCTTAGCGCAAATTCATCGCTTCGGTTTGCGAGCGAAAGATTGGAAAGCGATTTTGATTACTCATTCCCACGATGACCATCTTGATGTCAAAGAATTGCAATATTTTCTCCCCCCCTTCGTTCCGTTAGAAATTCCCCGTCCTGTAATTTATGGAAATGAAGCCGTGTTAAAAGTTCTTGGAGAAATGTATGGCGAAGGATTTCAGAAAAAAGAATTGAAATCATTTCAGAAAGAAGAAATTTGTGGATACGAGGTCATCCCGATACGCGCTTATCATAAACTCGACGAAGAGAGTTTGAATTTCTTGATTCGAAAAGATGGAAAAACCTTACTTTATGCAACCGACACGGGTTACTATCAGCAAGAAACGTGGGATTTTCTAAGAGATTGGAAGTTGGACCTAGCGATTATGGAATGCACCGATGGATTCGCTCCGACGGAATATTGGGGGCATTTATCTTGTGAGGACTTTCTCCGCGTGGTGGAAAAGATGCGACAGTTGGGATGCGTTTCAGAGAAGACGAAATTCGTGACGACTCACCATGCACATGCAGGGATGGCTACGCATAAGGCTTTGGAGGAATTCTTTTTACCGCATGGAATCGATGTAGGCTTTGACGGAATGCTACTCGAGATTTAG
- a CDS encoding DUF1015 domain-containing protein, with protein sequence MAKIRPFLAYRFSEKAGDLENLVAPPYDVISPEERERLAAKSPYNTVWLTLPESLPDDRSKFVKYARSSSRLTEWKREGILKAEEKPGLYLYLQTFTDPLTNRRLTRQSLITLMKLEPYEKGIVLPHEETFPKHKEDRLRLLEATRTHLECIYGLYQDEEMNVEKNLYSAPFETVAVVTTEDEIHHELKRCTDPDAIERIQKAMQPERVWIADGHHRYETALNYRAQMGERSEEIAEDYILIALSSMRDPGLVILPTHRMIKHIEVSRNEARQRLQTYFNVRDVAMNELPEEVRAHNAPDTRVFGVAMQDPVAWLATLEEPEAVLEWIEGDASDTWKMLDVTIAHELILKRVFGVKDTEGIAYTRSAEEALESVRKKLYEVAILMNPPSVQTMRIIAEGGEKMPQKSTYYYPKLLSGLVFWSLENF encoded by the coding sequence GTGGCAAAAATTCGTCCATTTCTCGCTTATCGCTTTAGTGAAAAGGCAGGAGACCTCGAAAATTTGGTCGCTCCGCCGTATGACGTGATTTCGCCGGAGGAGCGTGAACGCTTAGCCGCCAAAAGTCCCTATAACACGGTTTGGCTGACGCTTCCGGAATCGCTTCCTGATGATAGAAGCAAGTTCGTGAAATACGCTCGGAGTTCTTCACGCTTAACCGAATGGAAGCGAGAGGGAATCCTGAAAGCGGAAGAAAAGCCTGGCCTCTACCTCTATCTGCAAACTTTCACAGACCCGTTGACGAATCGTCGTCTAACGAGGCAGTCGTTGATTACTTTGATGAAGCTCGAACCCTATGAGAAGGGAATTGTGTTGCCTCATGAGGAAACTTTCCCGAAACACAAAGAAGACCGTCTTCGCCTTTTGGAAGCCACTCGCACACATTTGGAATGTATCTACGGTTTATATCAAGACGAAGAAATGAATGTCGAAAAAAATTTATATTCGGCACCCTTCGAGACGGTTGCTGTGGTTACGACGGAAGATGAGATTCACCACGAGTTGAAGCGTTGCACCGATCCGGATGCGATCGAGAGAATTCAAAAAGCGATGCAACCCGAGAGAGTTTGGATTGCCGATGGACATCATCGTTATGAAACGGCATTGAATTATCGCGCTCAGATGGGCGAAAGAAGCGAGGAAATCGCAGAGGATTACATTCTGATCGCGCTATCGAGTATGCGCGATCCTGGCCTCGTCATTCTTCCTACACATAGGATGATAAAGCATATCGAAGTGTCTCGAAACGAAGCACGCCAACGTTTGCAAACTTATTTCAATGTGCGAGACGTAGCAATGAACGAACTTCCGGAGGAGGTGAGAGCACACAACGCTCCCGATACGCGCGTGTTCGGAGTCGCGATGCAAGATCCAGTTGCTTGGTTAGCGACGCTCGAAGAGCCGGAAGCCGTTCTCGAATGGATCGAAGGAGACGCAAGCGATACATGGAAAATGCTCGACGTTACGATTGCTCATGAACTGATTCTCAAAAGAGTGTTCGGCGTAAAAGATACGGAAGGGATTGCTTATACACGCAGTGCGGAAGAAGCGTTGGAATCCGTTCGTAAGAAACTGTACGAAGTAGCGATATTAATGAACCCGCCTTCCGTACAAACGATGCGCATCATCGCAGAGGGGGGGGAAAAGATGCCACAAAAATCTACGTATTATTATCCGAAACTCTTGAGTGGTTTAGTTTTTTGGTCTTTAGAAAACTTTTGA
- a CDS encoding farnesyl diphosphate synthase translates to MTLPEFAKDSREKIERRLEELLPSEKIPPEQLHKAMRYAVLGGGKRIRPLLCLTSARTLGGALEEALDAACAIEMVHCFSLVHDDLPALDNDVLRRGKPTCHVVFGEAIALLAGDGLFSLAFETIARMNAPEKARFLAISALAEAAGTQGMVGGETLDLLAENTPVTLEDVKRIHEKKTGALIAASCEIGAIFGLASKERDFDRTDLRIRTLREFGERIGLAFQIIDDVLNEQGDQERLGKPTKSDRERKKATYPALLGIDESTRMAKEIFENALKIIQNFGENATLLKEIASYIIDRKE, encoded by the coding sequence GTGACATTGCCCGAATTCGCGAAGGATTCTCGTGAAAAAATCGAACGACGCCTGGAAGAACTCCTCCCTTCCGAAAAAATCCCGCCCGAACAACTTCATAAAGCAATGCGATATGCAGTGTTGGGAGGAGGGAAACGAATTAGACCGTTACTCTGCCTGACGTCCGCCCGAACGCTCGGAGGGGCGCTCGAGGAGGCCCTCGATGCGGCATGTGCAATCGAGATGGTGCACTGCTTCTCCTTAGTGCATGATGATTTGCCTGCGCTGGATAACGACGTTTTGCGTCGAGGAAAACCGACTTGTCACGTCGTATTCGGAGAAGCAATCGCCCTCCTCGCTGGAGACGGACTTTTCAGTTTGGCGTTCGAAACGATTGCTCGAATGAACGCACCAGAAAAGGCACGATTTCTTGCAATATCCGCGCTTGCTGAGGCTGCCGGAACGCAAGGAATGGTGGGGGGGGAGACGCTCGACCTCCTCGCTGAAAACACTCCTGTCACACTCGAAGACGTCAAAAGAATTCACGAGAAAAAAACCGGAGCTTTAATCGCCGCCTCTTGTGAAATCGGCGCGATATTCGGACTCGCCTCGAAGGAACGGGATTTCGATAGAACCGATCTTCGGATTCGCACTTTGCGAGAATTCGGTGAACGTATTGGTTTGGCTTTTCAAATCATTGACGATGTATTGAATGAACAAGGGGACCAAGAACGACTCGGAAAGCCTACGAAAAGCGATAGAGAACGAAAAAAAGCGACGTATCCTGCTCTACTGGGCATAGACGAATCTACTCGTATGGCGAAAGAAATATTCGAAAACGCGTTGAAAATCATCCAGAATTTCGGAGAAAATGCGACTCTTTTGAAAGAGATTGCAAGTTACATCATCGATAGAAAAGAATAA
- a CDS encoding Stp1/IreP family PP2C-type Ser/Thr phosphatase has translation MSEEITAEFSTEELTQAPAELRVRPKISLACKTDLGRVRENNEDKFEFYIPEDDYRLATRGAVFVVCDGMGGHAAGQIASELSCKTFIDVYMNHTAPEIEKAARAAIEAANRYILDMSRQIPSRSGMGTTLSALVICQDRGTIAHVGDSRIYRLRHGVLEQLTEDHTLVNEQIKAGLLSPEQAMWHPYSHVLSRAIGVEENIEPQIETFDLEENDIYLLCTDGLTNHVPDEEIRNILANHSLSEAAWRLVNSALTEGGRDNCTVLIVRVDELTEVGKG, from the coding sequence ATGAGCGAAGAAATCACGGCGGAATTTTCGACAGAAGAACTCACACAAGCGCCTGCAGAACTTCGCGTACGTCCGAAAATCTCTCTCGCGTGCAAAACCGATTTAGGACGAGTCCGAGAAAATAACGAAGACAAGTTCGAGTTCTATATCCCCGAAGACGACTATCGGCTGGCGACACGGGGGGCGGTATTCGTAGTTTGCGATGGAATGGGGGGGCATGCGGCAGGACAAATTGCGAGCGAACTTTCCTGCAAAACGTTTATCGATGTGTATATGAATCATACGGCACCTGAAATCGAAAAGGCGGCAAGAGCCGCCATCGAGGCGGCGAATCGTTATATCTTGGATATGTCGAGACAAATTCCATCGAGAAGCGGAATGGGCACGACGTTGAGCGCATTGGTGATTTGCCAAGACCGCGGGACGATAGCCCATGTAGGAGATTCTCGAATATATCGTTTGCGTCATGGTGTTTTAGAACAATTAACCGAAGACCACACTCTCGTGAACGAGCAAATCAAAGCGGGCTTGCTTTCTCCGGAACAGGCGATGTGGCATCCGTATTCGCATGTGCTCTCTAGAGCAATCGGTGTCGAAGAAAATATCGAACCGCAAATCGAAACATTCGACTTGGAAGAGAACGATATTTATCTCCTTTGTACGGATGGGTTGACGAATCATGTGCCCGACGAGGAAATCCGAAACATCTTAGCGAATCATTCTCTATCCGAAGCGGCATGGAGATTGGTCAATTCCGCGCTGACTGAGGGGGGGCGGGATAATTGCACTGTTTTGATCGTGAGAGTGGATGAATTGACCGAGGTTGGCAAAGGGTGA
- a CDS encoding FHA domain-containing protein — MSDNEKQENSQDPSEDIYRTQIGAAPSIQVTQTIKPVQCPVCKTFNAAGEAFCVECGLLFSSALPEDAFGAPAVKLPCLVEENGREHFLQPGKNLVGREGDVFLSDGRVSRKHAEIIFENNTLILKDLGSTNGTFVNGEKLEPNVPRQLKHGDKVEFGGVPLTVQFPEEMSEEVPPPLQTQTIESPLRGEEPPVAFLVSGENEFPIRAGVNTIGRRSENDIVISDPYVSGLHGKIEVKGEEVWFTDVGSTNGSFLNGSKIPPHEPVRIRPEDELQLGSSVFRVRFAEKEKSEISE; from the coding sequence ATGTCGGATAACGAAAAGCAGGAAAATTCGCAAGACCCGAGCGAGGATATTTATCGCACGCAAATCGGCGCCGCGCCCAGCATTCAAGTTACGCAAACGATAAAGCCCGTTCAGTGTCCTGTTTGCAAAACTTTCAACGCAGCGGGAGAAGCGTTTTGCGTGGAGTGCGGTTTATTGTTTTCCAGCGCTTTGCCGGAGGATGCTTTCGGCGCACCCGCTGTGAAGTTGCCCTGCTTAGTCGAAGAAAATGGGCGTGAACATTTCCTCCAACCGGGAAAGAACCTTGTCGGGAGAGAAGGTGATGTTTTTCTATCCGATGGGCGTGTGAGCCGAAAGCATGCGGAAATAATTTTCGAAAATAACACTCTGATTCTTAAAGACCTCGGCAGCACGAACGGCACATTCGTAAATGGCGAGAAGTTAGAACCGAACGTCCCGAGACAACTCAAACATGGAGACAAAGTGGAATTCGGTGGTGTTCCTCTTACCGTTCAGTTTCCAGAGGAGATGTCGGAAGAAGTTCCACCCCCTTTACAAACGCAAACGATCGAGAGTCCTTTACGAGGAGAAGAGCCGCCTGTAGCATTTTTAGTTTCGGGAGAAAATGAATTTCCGATTAGAGCGGGGGTGAATACGATTGGTCGTCGTTCTGAAAACGACATCGTAATCAGCGACCCTTATGTTTCTGGATTGCACGGCAAAATCGAGGTGAAAGGGGAGGAAGTTTGGTTCACGGATGTCGGAAGCACCAATGGGAGTTTCTTGAACGGGTCGAAAATCCCCCCCCATGAACCCGTGCGAATTCGACCGGAAGACGAATTACAACTCGGAAGTTCCGTCTTTCGGGTGCGCTTTGCAGAGAAAGAGAAAAGCGAGATTAGCGAATGA
- a CDS encoding Gfo/Idh/MocA family oxidoreductase, whose protein sequence is MKTSIGFLSIAHLHAYSYIHVLKQTEDAEVAGIWDHDFERGEKLADQYQVPFYRDREELVKKSDGVVVTSENIYHLELVEVAARYGKPVLCEKPIAVNEEHGKKILSLAHETGIPLMTAFPCRYSPAYQQMKRYVLQGKLGRVLAVCATNRGMCPGGWFTKPELSGGGAMMDHVVHVADLLRDLLESEPISVFAQIGNNLYRQEWEDTAILHVRFANDVFATLDSSWSRPQNYKIWGDVMMNVVGEEGVIEVDLFNQGFEMYRTDPNRYSLVSFGSSLDRNLIGDFLKVVRREKDPPITGFDGLQAARVAFAAYESVRRGAPVEIVE, encoded by the coding sequence ATGAAAACTTCCATCGGATTTCTTTCGATTGCGCATCTTCATGCATATTCTTATATTCATGTGTTGAAACAAACCGAAGACGCAGAAGTAGCAGGCATATGGGACCACGATTTCGAGAGAGGAGAAAAGTTAGCCGATCAATATCAAGTGCCTTTTTATCGCGATAGGGAAGAGTTAGTGAAGAAAAGCGACGGTGTGGTTGTTACGAGCGAAAATATCTATCATTTAGAGCTCGTGGAAGTCGCTGCACGATACGGAAAGCCGGTTCTTTGTGAAAAGCCCATCGCCGTAAACGAAGAGCATGGGAAAAAGATATTGTCTTTAGCGCACGAGACAGGAATTCCTTTGATGACTGCATTTCCTTGTCGCTATAGCCCGGCGTATCAGCAGATGAAAAGGTACGTCCTGCAAGGAAAATTGGGGAGAGTTTTGGCTGTGTGTGCGACGAATCGAGGAATGTGCCCCGGAGGTTGGTTTACGAAACCAGAACTTTCAGGTGGGGGGGCGATGATGGACCATGTGGTGCATGTGGCTGATCTTTTGAGAGATTTGCTGGAATCGGAACCCATCAGTGTTTTTGCGCAAATAGGAAACAATCTCTATCGACAGGAATGGGAGGACACTGCAATCCTTCACGTGCGTTTTGCGAACGATGTGTTTGCCACGCTCGACTCGAGTTGGTCGCGTCCACAAAATTACAAAATATGGGGAGACGTGATGATGAATGTGGTCGGGGAGGAAGGCGTCATCGAAGTGGATTTGTTCAATCAGGGTTTCGAGATGTATCGCACCGACCCCAATCGCTACTCACTCGTGAGTTTCGGAAGTAGTTTGGACCGAAATTTAATCGGCGATTTTCTCAAGGTAGTGAGAAGGGAGAAGGATCCACCGATAACGGGCTTCGACGGCTTACAGGCTGCTCGGGTGGCATTTGCAGCGTATGAAAGTGTGAGACGCGGCGCTCCCGTGGAAATCGTGGAGTAG
- a CDS encoding response regulator transcription factor, producing the protein MVERIRVVVADNEESYRKAFQQVLSCQPDIELLELARDGIEATRLEEEKDTDVLLKDIEMPRMDGIECIWQSVKRKHDGVPVILTVHKEEENVLQAIRAGTNGYLLKTNTSEEVVITIRRIECLQFTEKTVKTHVGNISKSLYANSRTEVAMKAVREKSI; encoded by the coding sequence ATGGTAGAGCGGATTCGGGTGGTGGTTGCGGATAACGAAGAGTCTTATCGAAAAGCCTTTCAGCAGGTGCTCTCCTGCCAGCCCGACATCGAATTATTAGAGCTGGCGAGGGATGGCATCGAAGCTACTAGGCTTGAGGAGGAAAAGGATACGGATGTTTTGCTCAAAGACATCGAGATGCCTCGGATGGATGGAATCGAATGCATTTGGCAGTCGGTTAAACGAAAGCATGATGGAGTCCCAGTAATTCTCACAGTTCATAAAGAGGAGGAAAATGTGCTTCAAGCGATACGAGCGGGGACAAACGGTTATTTGCTAAAAACGAACACATCGGAGGAAGTCGTGATTACGATTCGACGTATCGAGTGTTTGCAGTTTACAGAAAAAACTGTGAAAACTCACGTGGGCAATATATCGAAATCTCTTTATGCGAATAGTCGCACGGAGGTGGCGATGAAAGCGGTACGGGAGAAGTCGATATGA
- the moaA gene encoding GTP 3',8-cyclase MoaA yields MRDSFGRTIDYLRVSVTDRCNFRCIYCMPEEGYPVSPKEELLTFEEIARVVHIAANLGITKVRLTGGEPLIRKDLPELITQIRKHPKIIDISSTTNGYLLSEMAEKLARAGLNRVNVSLDTLAPEKFARIARRGDLQKVLEGIEAAKRAKLNPIKINCVLMKGVNDDEVVDFAKWTLDEEIHVRFIELMPIQWNLDDTESFYPLRELRDGKGLFYLRKAQDNHMLDDVQMRRMLIPSQEVKTRIENALGDLFPAEIPTNGPARTYRLRDAKGTIGFISQISNDLCERCNRLRLTADGQLRPCLMSDGEVDLRTPLRSGASNEAIAELILLVVQHKPERHYLAEGQKVRGRGMSQIGG; encoded by the coding sequence ATGCGGGATAGTTTCGGCAGAACGATTGACTATCTACGCGTAAGCGTTACCGACAGGTGCAACTTTCGATGTATCTACTGCATGCCGGAAGAAGGATATCCCGTTTCTCCGAAGGAAGAACTTCTCACCTTCGAAGAGATTGCACGGGTGGTTCATATCGCCGCGAACCTGGGAATTACGAAGGTGCGACTTACAGGGGGGGAGCCTCTCATCCGAAAAGACTTACCGGAATTAATAACGCAAATTCGCAAACATCCTAAAATTATCGACATCTCTTCCACTACGAACGGTTACTTGCTTTCCGAAATGGCAGAAAAATTAGCACGTGCCGGTTTGAATCGCGTAAACGTTAGCCTCGATACTCTCGCTCCAGAAAAATTCGCACGCATCGCAAGACGAGGAGACTTGCAAAAAGTTCTCGAAGGTATCGAAGCCGCGAAGAGGGCAAAACTAAACCCCATAAAAATCAACTGCGTTTTGATGAAAGGAGTGAATGACGACGAGGTCGTGGATTTCGCAAAATGGACGCTAGATGAAGAAATTCACGTGCGATTTATAGAACTTATGCCGATTCAATGGAATTTGGATGACACGGAGAGTTTTTATCCTCTTCGCGAACTGCGCGACGGCAAAGGCTTATTTTACTTGCGCAAAGCACAAGACAATCATATGCTCGACGACGTGCAGATGAGACGAATGCTCATACCCTCCCAAGAGGTCAAAACACGCATTGAGAATGCTCTCGGTGATTTATTCCCCGCAGAAATTCCTACGAACGGACCGGCTCGTACGTACCGATTGCGCGATGCGAAAGGAACCATCGGATTCATCAGTCAGATTAGCAATGATTTATGCGAACGATGCAATCGTCTTCGCCTCACCGCGGATGGACAACTGCGTCCTTGTTTGATGTCGGATGGAGAAGTAGACTTACGAACTCCCTTGCGGTCGGGTGCAAGCAACGAGGCGATTGCGGAACTCATCTTGCTCGTCGTTCAGCACAAACCGGAGCGTCATTACTTAGCCGAAGGACAAAAAGTCAGAGGGCGAGGCATGAGCCAAATCGGAGGCTAA
- a CDS encoding SBBP repeat-containing protein — MKKIIFKLFTFLIVTFGIKAYVVCQVHQEWVAYYTGAANKFSAAVATQIDSSGNIYVTGASIGLDGDEDIVLLKYSPTGTILWERRYDGEGNGFDAPTFMKIGKDGNIYVAGTSEGTPATYNDMIILKYTPTGDLVWGFTYDGTAHWNDIARSLGISEDGRVYVVGSAWNTDGVQISEDFIEIILTKDGTLDSVRLYGNTLLREFGVGIEVVQKYSTIERVVVGAQMDSNGINAYKIITAKGNWVNKYSSSYSTSEIPIGLAVDSQQNIYVVASSHRKSLKKWDVLSLKYNPPAGLLWERRYSRGDNVDTRARAMALDSSGNLYVLASLHAELATSNLSDYLLLKYDTNGVLKWAKTYDNGKEDDPFAIALDKDGNVYVTGRSQTQERVWQCATLKFSPSGNRIWVARYGSPVNNAEDNPRSISVSPSGMVIVTGYSNYVEGITSFFTLAYSQKN; from the coding sequence ATGAAAAAAATAATATTCAAACTTTTTACCTTTCTCATTGTTACCTTCGGAATTAAAGCGTATGTTGTTTGTCAAGTGCATCAGGAATGGGTGGCGTATTACACAGGAGCCGCTAATAAATTCAGCGCCGCAGTAGCAACCCAAATTGACAGTTCAGGGAACATCTATGTCACTGGAGCATCGATAGGCTTAGACGGTGACGAAGATATCGTACTTCTGAAATATTCCCCCACGGGAACAATCCTTTGGGAAAGACGCTACGACGGCGAAGGAAATGGTTTCGACGCACCGACGTTCATGAAAATCGGAAAAGATGGAAATATTTACGTTGCTGGAACTTCAGAAGGAACACCTGCAACTTACAACGACATGATTATATTGAAATACACTCCTACCGGAGATCTGGTCTGGGGGTTTACGTACGATGGAACCGCTCATTGGAATGATATTGCAAGATCGCTTGGAATATCAGAAGATGGCAGAGTATATGTTGTCGGCTCAGCGTGGAACACTGATGGCGTTCAAATAAGCGAAGATTTTATTGAAATAATTTTAACGAAAGACGGAACCTTAGATTCCGTAAGGCTATACGGAAATACGTTGCTACGTGAATTCGGTGTAGGAATTGAAGTAGTGCAGAAATATTCCACAATAGAACGCGTTGTGGTAGGGGCACAAATGGATAGTAACGGTATAAATGCTTACAAGATAATTACGGCAAAAGGTAACTGGGTTAATAAGTATAGTTCCTCGTATAGTACAAGTGAAATACCAATAGGTTTAGCGGTTGACTCCCAGCAAAATATATATGTCGTCGCATCTTCTCATCGAAAAAGTTTAAAAAAATGGGATGTGCTTTCACTGAAATATAATCCACCGGCTGGATTGCTTTGGGAGCGAAGATATAGCCGTGGCGATAATGTAGACACACGAGCCCGTGCAATGGCTTTGGACAGCAGTGGAAACCTCTACGTGCTAGCTTCCCTACATGCTGAACTTGCTACGAGCAACCTCTCCGATTACTTACTTCTTAAATACGACACTAACGGCGTTTTGAAGTGGGCTAAAACATACGACAATGGAAAAGAGGACGACCCATTCGCAATTGCTTTAGATAAAGATGGTAATGTTTATGTAACAGGACGCTCACAAACGCAGGAGCGCGTTTGGCAATGCGCAACGTTGAAGTTCTCTCCATCGGGTAATCGAATTTGGGTCGCCCGTTACGGGAGTCCGGTGAATAACGCGGAAGACAACCCACGGTCTATATCTGTTAGCCCTTCAGGTATGGTCATAGTGACTGGTTACTCGAATTATGTCGAAGGAATTACAAGTTTCTTCACGCTCGCTTACAGTCAAAAAAATTAA